The following proteins come from a genomic window of Halorussus halophilus:
- the leuS gene encoding leucine--tRNA ligase: MTDGTGEQRERGFDHAAVEPKWQEAWDDADVFRIEDSAEDPKYVLAMFPYTSGSLHMGHVRNYTITDAYARFERLRGEAVLHPMGWDSFGLPAENAAEERDTNPRDWTMQCIDSMTEQFESMGFGYDWEREITTCEPEYYQWNQWLFNKFHEEGLVERQSAELNWCPSCETVLADEQVEGEAELCWRCDTPIEHREMDQWFITITDYADELLEALDDLDGWPANVKEMQRNWIGRQEGASVEFEIEGYGTAEIFTTRLDTIHGATFFSLSPGHPIAQDLAEENDDVAEYVERVEAADEDEIEETSGVFTGEYATNPATGEEIPVYVADYVLDDVGTGALYAVPAHDDRDHAFAEAHDIPIEQVVEPNPDADVSPDEIDVQEAAYTPDGVLVNSGEYDGLESEEARDKFVKVFDGENRTDYRLRDWGVSRQRYWGTPIPMIHCDDCGHVPVPDEDLPVELPEFVHTTGNPLDAAEDWKHVECPDCGGDAVRETDTMDTFVDSSWYFLRFVSPDLGSAPFDSERASDWMPVDQYVGGIEHAVMHLLYARLFTKVLDDIDLLEGTREPFRNLTNQGMVLGEDGNKMSKSGDNGVSPQRIIDEYGADTARLFIMEAAQPEKEFAWSPEGVQSAHSFLQNVYKLVEEYADGEVSADAEPSDHAVSEYVARELDATVAKATDEFEAFRFNHALQAVREMISLLRRYREYTTPDADTFERGLRIAVKLLSPVAPHVAEEAWNRLGEDGLVAEADWPAADAPDDYDTERQLVENTREDVRDIVDTVGIEDPQTITLAVAPEWKHRAHEIAMNADGNVVGTIMGDEELREVGSNAADFAKDLAAKSEALDEQLSPEREREALERAAWLLEREFGADVVVQDADADSNLAGKAAPGRPAIDIAE; this comes from the coding sequence ATGACCGACGGAACTGGCGAGCAGCGCGAGCGGGGGTTCGACCACGCCGCAGTCGAACCCAAGTGGCAGGAGGCGTGGGACGATGCCGACGTGTTCCGCATCGAGGACAGCGCCGAGGACCCCAAGTACGTCCTCGCGATGTTCCCCTACACGTCCGGGAGCCTCCACATGGGCCACGTCCGGAACTACACCATCACCGACGCGTACGCCCGATTCGAGCGACTGCGCGGCGAAGCGGTCTTGCACCCGATGGGCTGGGACTCGTTCGGTCTGCCCGCCGAGAACGCCGCCGAGGAGCGCGACACGAACCCGCGCGACTGGACGATGCAGTGCATCGACTCGATGACCGAGCAGTTCGAGTCGATGGGCTTCGGCTACGACTGGGAGCGCGAGATTACGACCTGCGAACCGGAGTACTACCAGTGGAACCAGTGGCTGTTCAACAAGTTCCACGAAGAGGGACTGGTCGAACGCCAGAGCGCGGAACTCAACTGGTGTCCCTCTTGCGAGACCGTCCTCGCCGACGAACAGGTCGAAGGCGAAGCCGAACTCTGCTGGCGGTGTGACACGCCCATCGAACACCGCGAGATGGACCAGTGGTTCATCACCATCACCGACTACGCCGACGAACTCCTCGAAGCATTAGACGACCTCGACGGCTGGCCAGCCAACGTCAAGGAGATGCAGCGCAACTGGATCGGCCGCCAAGAGGGCGCGAGCGTCGAGTTCGAAATCGAAGGCTACGGAACTGCCGAAATCTTCACGACTCGTCTCGACACGATTCACGGCGCGACGTTCTTCTCGCTGTCGCCCGGCCACCCAATCGCACAGGACCTCGCCGAGGAGAACGACGACGTTGCAGAATACGTCGAACGCGTCGAAGCCGCCGACGAAGACGAAATCGAGGAAACCTCGGGCGTCTTCACCGGCGAGTACGCCACGAATCCGGCCACGGGTGAGGAAATCCCGGTCTACGTCGCCGACTACGTGCTGGACGACGTTGGCACGGGTGCCCTCTATGCTGTGCCCGCTCACGACGACCGCGACCACGCCTTCGCGGAGGCCCACGACATCCCAATCGAGCAGGTCGTAGAGCCGAACCCTGACGCCGACGTGTCTCCCGACGAAATTGACGTGCAGGAGGCCGCTTACACGCCAGACGGCGTCCTCGTCAACAGCGGCGAGTACGACGGCCTCGAAAGCGAGGAAGCCCGCGACAAATTCGTGAAAGTCTTCGACGGCGAGAACCGCACGGACTACCGACTGCGCGATTGGGGCGTCTCCCGCCAGCGGTACTGGGGGACCCCGATTCCGATGATTCACTGCGACGACTGCGGCCACGTCCCGGTCCCCGACGAGGACCTGCCCGTCGAACTGCCGGAGTTCGTCCACACCACGGGGAATCCGCTGGACGCCGCCGAGGACTGGAAGCACGTCGAGTGTCCCGACTGTGGCGGCGATGCAGTGCGCGAGACGGACACGATGGACACCTTCGTTGACTCCTCGTGGTACTTCCTGCGGTTCGTCTCGCCAGACCTGGGCAGTGCGCCGTTCGATAGCGAGCGCGCCAGCGACTGGATGCCGGTGGACCAGTACGTCGGCGGCATCGAACACGCCGTGATGCACCTGCTGTACGCGCGTCTGTTCACCAAAGTGCTGGACGACATCGACCTGCTCGAAGGGACCCGAGAGCCGTTCCGGAACCTCACCAACCAGGGCATGGTGCTGGGCGAAGACGGCAACAAGATGTCCAAGAGCGGCGACAACGGCGTCTCGCCACAGCGCATCATCGACGAGTACGGTGCCGACACGGCCCGCCTGTTCATCATGGAGGCCGCCCAGCCGGAGAAGGAGTTCGCGTGGAGTCCCGAGGGCGTCCAGTCGGCTCACAGCTTCCTCCAGAACGTCTACAAACTGGTCGAGGAGTATGCAGACGGCGAGGTTTCGGCCGACGCAGAACCCAGTGACCACGCAGTCTCGGAGTACGTCGCCCGTGAACTCGACGCCACGGTCGCAAAGGCAACGGACGAATTCGAAGCCTTCCGGTTCAACCACGCGCTACAGGCGGTGCGAGAGATGATTTCCCTGCTGCGCCGCTACCGGGAGTACACCACGCCGGACGCCGACACCTTCGAACGCGGCCTCCGAATCGCCGTCAAGCTACTCTCACCAGTCGCGCCCCACGTCGCCGAGGAAGCGTGGAACCGACTGGGCGAAGACGGCCTCGTCGCGGAGGCCGACTGGCCTGCCGCAGACGCCCCCGACGACTACGACACCGAGCGCCAACTCGTCGAGAACACCCGCGAAGACGTGCGCGATATCGTGGATACGGTGGGCATCGAGGACCCTCAAACCATCACGCTCGCCGTCGCACCGGAGTGGAAGCACCGCGCCCACGAAATCGCGATGAACGCGGACGGCAACGTCGTCGGCACCATTATGGGCGACGAAGAACTGCGCGAGGTCGGCAGCAATGCCGCCGACTTCGCGAAGGACTTGGCCGCCAAGTCGGAAGCACTGGACGAGCAACTTTCGCCGGAGCGCGAGCGCGAGGCCCTCGAACGTGCCGCGTGGCTCCTCGAACGCGAGTTCGGTGCCGACGTGGTCGTTCAGGACGCCGACGCCGATTCGAATCTTGCAGGGAAGGCCGCTCCCGGCCGCCCTGCCATCGACATCGCCGAGTAG
- a CDS encoding NUDIX hydrolase, translating into MAAKDGTNVCEVVTNVEDDVTYVQKACAYITRNDPESATGRELLVFEGPGHEGLQIPKGTIESGEQPHTAVLREITEESGLAVGETQYLTTDVWTRRHSPPKRYVRHFFHANVDESRDHWTHTVTGEGEEVGMDFEYSWVELPASGDFALALDDYVHLLGQSS; encoded by the coding sequence ATGGCGGCAAAAGACGGAACGAACGTTTGCGAAGTTGTGACGAACGTCGAAGACGACGTGACGTACGTCCAGAAAGCGTGTGCATACATCACGCGAAACGACCCCGAGTCGGCCACCGGACGCGAGTTGCTGGTCTTCGAAGGACCAGGCCACGAGGGGTTGCAGATACCGAAAGGAACCATCGAGTCGGGGGAACAACCGCACACCGCGGTGTTGCGAGAAATCACGGAGGAGAGCGGTCTCGCAGTCGGTGAGACGCAGTATCTGACGACTGACGTGTGGACTCGTCGTCACTCACCACCGAAGCGGTACGTTCGCCACTTCTTCCACGCGAACGTTGACGAGTCGCGCGACCACTGGACTCACACCGTCACTGGCGAAGGCGAAGAAGTGGGGATGGACTTCGAGTACTCGTGGGTCGAACTCCCGGCGTCTGGCGACTTTGCGCTGGCACTCGACGATTACGTGCATCTGCTCGGCCAGAGTTCGTAG
- a CDS encoding DUF7344 domain-containing protein, with amino-acid sequence MSKSSSPSSGHRPGTGSTVDFETRFDVRSNSLRRTVISVLHEAQVLTRGELTEAVAETVDETTEGSDRQTRRRVRFSLAHNHLPRMEEAGIVEFDRKTVAATPRLDELASPRIDEFQLTQHA; translated from the coding sequence ATGTCCAAAAGTAGTTCTCCGTCCAGCGGCCACCGACCGGGGACTGGCTCCACGGTCGATTTCGAGACCCGGTTCGACGTGCGCAGCAACTCGCTCCGTCGGACAGTCATCTCCGTGCTTCACGAGGCGCAGGTGTTGACTCGCGGGGAACTGACCGAAGCAGTTGCCGAGACCGTAGACGAGACCACGGAGGGCTCCGACCGCCAGACCCGGCGACGAGTGCGCTTCTCGCTCGCGCACAACCACCTTCCGCGCATGGAGGAAGCGGGCATCGTCGAGTTCGACAGGAAGACCGTCGCCGCGACGCCTCGACTCGACGAACTCGCCAGCCCCCGTATCGACGAGTTTCAGCTGACCCAACACGCCTGA